A stretch of the Vitis vinifera cultivar Pinot Noir 40024 chromosome 16, ASM3070453v1 genome encodes the following:
- the LOC100258006 gene encoding uncharacterized protein LOC100258006, which yields MLLTRFPRDQLASCSFFIVHLLYQNSRSHHNIGLVALWFSNKRNLCTWNFSELRSYHSQKISEPRNRRLTSNSHFCNHSSRKVPVRFGHSPKVLSGETYSVLQSSGFQHWFKNWQEQRKHKLTASTFGGAVGFWPRRRVQLWLEKLGAIKPFSGNLATCWSNIKEEEALERYKLITGNTVLFPEFQVYGKKNPEDNWLAASPDGVVERLVYGLHSRGVLEIKCPFFNGDKSIASPWSRVPLYCIPQAQGLMEIMDRDWMDFYVWTLNGSSLFRLYRDVEYWDVLKIALSDFWFKHVQPARELCSEHVITNPLIELRSLKPEPRHELCRYIVYESKRIVDNSK from the exons ATGCTGCTTACAAGATTTCCTCG TGACCAACTTGCATCTTGCTCCTTCTTCATTGTCCATTTGTTGTATCAGAATAGCAGGAGCCACCATAATATAGGTTTAGTTGCTCTGTGGTTTAGCAACAAAAGAAACTTATGCACATGGAATTTTTCAGAACTGAGAAGCTATCACAGCCAGAAAATTTCAGAACCAAGAAATAGAAGGCTTACTTCCAATAGTCATTTTTGTAATCATTCCTCTAGGAAAGTTCCGGTCCGTTTTGGTCATTCTCCCAAAGTGTTATCTGGTGAGACTTATTCTGTTCTTCAATCAAGTGGTTTTCAGCACTGGTTCAAGAACTGGCAAGAACAGAGAAAGCATAAACTGACAGCAAGCACTTTTGGTGGGGCTGTTGGTTTTTGGCCTCGCCGCAGAGTCCAGCTTTGGTTAGAAAAGTTAGGGGCAATTAAGCCATTCAGCGGCAATCTGGCTACCTGTTGGAGCAACATTAAAGAAGAGGAAGCACTTGAAAGATACAAGCTGATAACAGGAAATACTGTCTTGTTTCCTGAATTTCAGGTCTATGGTAAAAAGAATCCAGAAGACAATTGGCTCGCAGCTTCCCCAGATGGGGTAGTTGAGAGGCTTGTCTATGGATTGCATTCCCGAGGAGTGCTGGAGATAAAGTGTCCATTTTTTAATGGAGATAAGAGCATAGCTTCACCTTGGTCTCGAGTCCCCCTTTATTGTATTCCCCAAGCTCAGGGTTTAATGGAGATAATGGATCGGGATTGGATGGATTTCTATGTTTGGACTCTTAATGGAAGCAGTTTATTCAGGCTATACCGGGATGTAGAATATTGGGATGTTCTAAAAATAGCATTATCTGACTTCTGGTTTAAGCATGTTCAACCAGCGAGAGAATTGTGCAGTGAACATGTGATTACTAATCCTCTCATTGAATTGCGATCACTCAAGCCAGAGCCGAGACATGAATTATGTAGGTACATTGTTTATGAAAGCAAACGCATTGTTGATAACTCCAAGTAA